The DNA sequence TCTCACTGGCCTGCACTAAATTCTCATCGTCAAAATCACCCCAGTCGTCTATTCCCAAGTCAAAGTTCACATCCAGGATATCAGAAGGGAAGTGGTCACTGTCGTGTGTGGGACCTGCTTCTGGTATGTTGAAATCACAGTGCATTTGGCTTTGATGGGTAAGAACCAAATCCTCACTGCCGGAGTCAGATCGCTCGCACACTAAAACATCTGAAATATAAGAACATACATAAACATGTGTCATAAGTTTACTGTAAGTTATTTTCAGGAAAGAGACTAAGTACTAGTGTTAGTGAGGCAGTAAGTAAATGACTCGGGCCCAGGTCAGTAAGGCAGGCTGTACCCTCAGCAGTGCTGCTGACTGACTGGTTCTTCCCAGCTTCATCTGTCCGGGGACATGTGCCGCCCAGAGACGTGCTGAGGTCTGCAGGGTTGCAAAACAGAGGAGATCTTAATGTTGGGAATGGCTGcttacactgtggtcataattcTCGGCAAATGAGCATTCATGGGAAATGGCTGCTGTGATGGGATCATTTTGATTCTTTAACACGTCATTTGCTATGGCTGTAAGTTCTCTCGCCATCTGGTGATCCCTCAAGTGAGACCACGAAAGACTGCGGGTCTGCCTCTTCATACATGTTTTTCAAGGCTGCACATACTGTCAGAATAAGCAGCTCCTTTCCACATCTCCATGGAGCTTCCAAAGTCCTCTACAGATTCCACAAATTCTACTTGTGCATGAGGATTATAATAGTTTCCTTCGTACCTCAAAAAAAATTGGACAGATAAACAATTTACTTAATGCCCTAATGTAACTCTAGACAAGTACTACGACTAGGATCCTAAATGAAGATGTATACACAGAATATGATGATAAGAAATCTTTCATTTATTCCCTGATAACTTACCAGGTTTACACAAAATAACGAGACTTCCTTATAACAACTAGTTGAGAAGAATGTTTTTGGTACCAATGTCTACCTTGATGCAGCAGCGAGGGTGTCCTTGGGACAGTATGCAAAATGCTGAATGCCCACAGCGGCCTCTTCGGACATCCTCATCTAGTGGAGGAAAGTGCATTTGAAAAGGCCTTTGTTATTGTAGGAGGTTAGGAGCATTTCCTATTTTTCACCTCTAGGGGTCAGCAACATATCTCCATCTATCTGCAAAGCTTCCATTTTCTAAAGGACTCTTAAGGATAGCTCAGTATGACTGTATTGTCTCCaactgcaaaaaaatatttgttttgcacTTTGACACACAGAAGAAATTTCCCCAAGATGCACAAGCTGAAGAAAACATGTTAACAAGCGCCAAAATCCTGAGCCCCCAAGCCAATTCAGATGGAATACCGCCAAGGAGCATGAGATCTGAGCAGCAGTCAGGGCAGTTTACGCTCTACCAGGACCTCAGCCGGACAGGCAGGACTGCACTGACAAGTCATTCTGGGGTGAAGTGACATTCCGCAGCCCACTGCTGGATACCATTCAGCCTTGCGCACCTTGAGACGTTTTACTGGGGTATCCGTCAGGGTTTCAGTCCTGTTTCTGAGATCCCTGAGGTAGGAAGAAATGCCAGACCCGCGGTCTGTGGTCCTCTTCAGcagcccccccacaccaaccttACCTGAAGGACAGACATGTATCACTGCAACAAAAAAGCACTAAAATGAGAGTTTACAAAATGACTGATGTGTTACGTAACAGGAGTGCACCTGTCACCCTAGTAACCCCTTCTGCAAGGGAAGGTAACATTTTCAGTTACATTAAGAAGTCACTTTTCAATTACTTACAACAGTCATGTCCGCATTGCTCcttatttttacaaaaatggTTACACTGTCTTCTTCCTGAATCTGGGTTGACATTCTCTTTTAAACCTTTATCTGAAAAGGAGACCATTGtaattataaaagtaaaatcGTAAAACTGTCAATCATGTTgcagaacatggatggatgaatgatggatggatgagattGTAAATAAGGTCATATGACACATATCTTACGGTATGCTGTCCTGCCCTTAacatacctttggttttttgGTTAACTGTCTTCTGAGCTCCTTGGGCTGAGCTCAGTGCTTCCTGCAGTTTGCTCTGTACAGCATGGGCTTTGACCTGCATGTTTTCTGAACCAGTACTTTCAGCACCAAACCTTTTGGCTCCAGAATAGAAAACACTGTACTTCTGCTGAATGTCAAATCCAACTTCAAGATAAGAAATGAATGCAATTAAGAGTCAAACTGATTAACATGACATATTGGGACTGTGCCAACAAAATGGTGTGAATACAAAATTGTGAATATAAAAGTCCTTCCTGAGAATTAAGATTAGTGTGGACTCATTACTCGTGTTTCCTTCGGCCCTGAATAGAAGTGATTCTGTGCGGATTAAGACTGGGTAAGAAACACTGTGCTGCCTGACAAAGTCTACCTTTCCCCGAGAACATGTCTTTCTTCAAGTTTTTTTTCTAGTAGGGTGCTGATTATTTTGCGTTATGAATTATATTTTCACTAGCTGTAACTGAATATTAAATATCtgtcaaaaaaaatatttaaaaataataatgctatCCCAACTTGTCAATGGAATTGTCTCAATGAAGTAAACTAATGAGAGGTATTTTATCTGGCATAAAAAACACAACTCCCAAAATTCAGAGACAGACTATTAGATGCAGAGATTCTGTACAGTGATGTGGACCTAAGATGAGTTGGTACTCTGCCAACTGGCAAATTGCTAACAATGCTAATTGAATCAGTGACCACAAATGTACAAAAGAATTTCCCTTCTTCTCTAGTTGTTATGTCATTAGTCTATAATGTCAGAAAACATAAATCACTGAAGGCCACACCCACCTAACTCTGAGCTAATCAGATTCACACTGAGTTCCTCTCCCTTGGGTGCTCTTGTAACTTCAATTTTCCTTGACCAGCTCCCAGTCTTCAGCAACAGAAAATCGCTGCAAGGGAAAACACAGACCGCCATTTTGTCCATATCTGGCTGTGCGCATGGGACGGAGAAAAACCAACAGTGAAGGAATGCTGAGATGGGAATGCAGCCCTTACGTTATTTTCTGAATGAACACCACACTGTTGTCACAGTCCCCTATAATTAGGGTGACAAAATGATGATTTGGTGCCGTTCTCTTGTTCTTCAGCTGCTCATAGTTTTTTAAGTGTACAGTCACAACGATTTCTGCAGTTGAAAAACTGTACCTTGAAATCTATGAagtgcaaataaaatatttaatcagATATTCATGTGACACAACTGTCAATCTGTTTGTGTGAATGAGTGCCACATTGATATCACTCTCAGACTGCTTGACGGGAGAGCTGATAATGGCTGGTCACAGGGCTCCTAATTGGTTCACCAAAAAAAGGTGACCACCCTGCATTGAAGTGGAGGCTGTGAGCGAAAACAACTCAACTGGCATTATACTGTTCTGGGGACGGGTTAATATTGCTAGGGTGTCGAAATAACCGCCCCCTGAACACTCACAAGCTGCCTGCATGTTCAGGACATCACTGACAGGTATGGAGGGTGCTGTGTGTGGCCAAACCTGACACAGATTAAATAATGACATCGTGACGACAGTGACTGTGGCATTGCTTGGTGAACACTATGCCTGTGCTAGTGTGTTTCTGAATCTACAAAGCACAAACAAAACAACCAGACTTGGCAAAATGAGTAATCACCCCCATCTTACTGGCATAAAATAGGATTGCTAATAATTCTCATTCTGTTGTTTCGAAATGTTTTTGAAAATAGGTCAGCACTTATTACCTGTTCCAAACCGACTTCATACTTAGGAAGATGGATGACTGCTTCCCTGATCTGGTTTCCAAAAGGAGGGTGCCTGTTGACAATCTGGAGAGCGTTATATTAGCCTTGCAGGAGGTCGGTTTCATGTAGGGCACTAAGAGAATAAGCATGGATGTGATTCGCTAACGAGCTCCACGCACCAGCTCCAGCTCTCTGGGGTTAGTCTCCTCTATCTTCTGGAACGTAGTCAGGCCAGCATTCACCATCGCTGTGGACAGCATTAAACCTGACAGGAAAAGGCACTGTCAGCTGAATGTAGCTAATCCGGCCTGAAATCAGGTCTGGGATTGACAAAAGCCACATTTCGACCTGGCCATGACCCAGGTGGAGGTGACATCGTAAATAAAGAGTAGTAACCATGTAACTGCAACTGGCCAAAATCCCCTTTATGTTCTGTTAAGGCACTGAAGTCACGTGGCCCTTTAATGGGCAGAGATGGTCTAAATCGATAACAGAGGCACAAGAGCTCCTCTGTTCTGTTACATGTATATTTTTGGCAAAGCAGTCCAGCTACAGGCTATTATTTGTCAGTAATAAAGTGTTTTATTGACTGTGCAGCTTGTCCAGTTATGGAAAAGGGCAATAAGTGTTACAGGTTTGCATTAAACTCATTCTCCTTGAGTTTTTGTTCTGGCACGACATCTGGAGTTACATGCATCGGAGCCAATCTATTATTGTTTGTATCTCAAAGGGAACCAGTGGGCCTCCTCACTGTGAAGTCTGCTCCAGCCAAAGCCCGTCCTCAGCTCTCTGACTGAAATACACCCACCTATCTTCTCCAGCTGCTTTGAGACGAATGGCGAATTCTCCCATAGCCTGGCCCGGAAGCACTTGGACAAAATTAGAGAGTTGAGCAGTGCCGTGAACTTCCTCCTGGGGTGTTGGCTGAGGTACTCTGACAAACCTGGTCCAACACAAGCCAATGAGTGACCTATTACCATTGAAGTTGTTGTGAACTAGCTCACTGTTCCTGGGATGAGATACAGTTCAGTGATAATGATTCTGTTGCTGCCCCAGCTGAGTGTTCTAGGACATTCCGTACTGCCACCCTGCAAGTCTCCATTTCATCTCATTCTCAGGTGGCTGCTGTTTTATGGTTTAAAGGCAGGAGGCATTAGGAACAGACTGTGCAGCGTGAGCCAAGCTAACAGGAACAATGCCGATATTACTGACTGAGAAAAGGAAGAGGAAAAAATGCATTACATTTAGTCATGCGAATTCCAATTCGGAATATCTTTCCAGTATCCTGAGTGAGTCCAAACTCCTGAGTCGGGATGCAGCCAAGGTGAGCTTGTATCAGGCTATGAAAATACAAGGGGACTTACAAAGGATTCAGCACACAACAGGCAAATAGAAAATGCTCACTGGACTATGTAGTTTCTGCGTATTCCTAAGGAAAGAGATGGTTTTGCACAATGGAGGCACCAAAACTGAAATACATTTATAACTGATTCTATCAGTATGCCAGTTTCTtcctattttttatttctaaaaaaATGAGGCGCGATGGAGCATATTAGTATCACTGGAGTCTGTTGGAAACTACACAACCTAAAAACTATCATCAGAAAGCtaattattaaaaatcttttgtGACATTTCTTTGAAAATCTTGTTGGAAATTCCATCACTGCGTAAAATAAGTAAGAAGGTTCCATAAATCACATTCAGTCAGGAAAGTGGTAAGAAATATTGTCGAAGAACAGCTGcaaaaaaatatgcatgtgCTGAAAGAATGTGTTTGCGGAGGGTTTATGGGGGTCTGTGCGACATACCAGTTGACTTTCATTTCCCTGTTTTTAATCTTTCCTTCCATTGGAAATctgaaaacacagaaaacaagcaTGACTATGGCTAACAGGATTTATACCTGCAGTCTTTTCCAGAAAAATGCACTTTCCGCTATGCTCCGACCTGATCGTTATCCTGTGTTTATCCTTGTTCAGAGTATTCAGAGTTCGCTTTTCATTCATCCTGAGCTGCACATCATTGAACTCCTTGCCTTTGGATATGACCTTGATCTTGTTATGAAAAGGCATGCCGTCAGTTTGGGGGCTCTTTTAATCAGTAAATGCCGCAATAACAAGTCAAAATGCAAGAGGCTTGGAAAAATCACCCACCAGCTCAGGCAGCGATTCCGTCCCGCACACCGAACTGAAATGCTTCATGGTGTCAAATGCTATGCAGTACCTGGCCATCAGCCTACCTGCCTCTGCAGATGAGAGGTACAAAACCTGTGTTCCTATTCACCGGCTCCTCATTTCAGCAAATAAAATACCACATAAATAAATTGGGCTATAGTCACAGGTTAATCTGGATTTTCTGGACTCGACAACACATCAGTAAGAAATACGGATGCAGCAGTATCATGAGAGATCTTACACATGCCAACACGTTTCCTGACACAGAAATAGCGCTTTACCAGTGGGTTTAAAATTTATGTCCTCGTCCATAGTGATCAGGCATATTTCAGCCAGTGAGTTTATATTCTTAAGACAGAGCTCTGAAAAGATAAGAAGATTGGTCTGATTTATAATGACCTGCTTAAAACCACATTCCAAGAACATTCCACTATCTTTCAGGGATTATTGTATACCTTGCAGTCTTGTTTCAATTCCAACTCTGTCCAGGCTTGACGTGAAACCTTCAGATAAATCGTTGTAAAATGAGGGAAACAACACATGTTAATATGCGTCTGTTCCATGTGGATGGAGAGTGCATGCTCACCATAATAGCTGGGGTTCTTCAGTGCTCGAATGTACAGGAAGGTGGAACGAATCCAGTCCAGAGCCACATTCACATCAGAGATGGTGTGAAGGACTATCTCTGCATTCAGGTGTTCCACGAGGTGTTTGTGTAAGCTGGAGGGCACATAAGAAAGGTCAAGTGTCCATGAATAAAGAGACGCATACATGCATTCAAATGCAGGCgttattttatcatttaattcTCTGTATTTTATTGCTGTAATCTTTATTTCTGATCAAACAGGTACAAAGTGATTCTTCATCTTAACGAGCAGTGCCTTACCTGCTCTCAATGGTTTCGGAGCCACTCACTAGCTTCAGGTATTTTGCTTTTGTCTGGGACCTAGTCATGATCACTGCTGTCGCGGTCGTGTCAAACTAGAACAGAAAGCACATTTCCCACATGCACACGGAAGTACACGGCAAGCCGGTGGTGCCTCTGAGGTGGCTGTGCCTTGCAGGGTTGAGGAGCATGCATGGCCTCTGGGTGTAGGCCAGCGTGCGACTGCGTACCTGAGGTCGGCCAGCCCGGCCAATCATCTGCAGGATGTCCATCTCGCTGTATTCCTCACAGGAACCACCGACGTAGTGCACCGTGGACTTGATCACCACCAGGTGAGCGGGCAGGTTCACTCCCATTGCTAAAGTACTGGTTGTAACTgggtgaaataaataaaactgttcTGCCCATTATATATTACTTCAGTCTGTTTGTATCTAAGAGCGCATACTTGAGGAAATTAAATCCTTTTTTAAGTTAAATTTTCCATACAAAACAACATAAATCACTGTTTTAACCTAAATCATTTGTATTCAATTCACTTCTTGGTGTATAAATGAATATACCTTGATGGCTCTGCGTTTATCATAGTAAAAATCCAAAATATGTGTTTAACACACAGAAAGACAAAGGCATACTGGGAGGTGATTCAAAGCCTGCATCTTGTCTATTTTTTATCATTCTCCTGTCTAACAGCTAGGTTAAGAATAAGTTAAGGTTAAAACCTGTCATGGTACCAAACTTTTCACAAATTATTGATAGTTTCAAGGAATGAAAGGAGGCTTCGAAGACCCAAGGTGACGCTCACAGAGTACCGGTAGGTCTCCAGCGGTGAACACATCTTCGATTATCTTCCGGTCAGAAACGTCTATCCCGGCATGATGAAAACCAACTCCGTGTGTTATTAGATCTGGAACACGAAAAACATGTAGAGGTCACTTATGAAATATTAATATCACAAAGAAAGTTTCAGAAGCACTTCCATATGCACTTATGGGCAGACACACATGAATGCTGTGGGGGAGGAGGTACCAGGGATACCTTTGAGTTTGGAATCAAGAAGGGAGTTTGCATATTTCATCAGCCTGCAAAATGAGAACAATAGCCCATCAGAAAAAAACGAGTACTTTCCTGGCAGAATAAACAGGTTGGAGATGTTGTGCACCTTCAAAAGCTCAACGAGTGCCTCTTTTGGAGTTAATACAATTCagctagagcaggggtgggcaatcttatccacaaaaggcaggtgtgtatgcaggtttttaggataacctttaggtaagttgttcaaacccaggtccagtgaggattcttcagccgatcagtcctctaattagtaatctaattagggagttgcagcaaaaacccgcatacacagcggccctttctggataagattgcccacccctgagcTAGAGGATGTGTATaacattttagaaaaaaaatgataaatcactcaatctaaatgtattttacgTTTCTTGGATTCAGATCAGTAACAAATGCTTTAGACATGATGCAACAAGGACTATGATCTTGCTATGGAGTGTGGATTAAAGAATAAATGCACAAGAGCCGAATGACCTCTGTTTCTGTTCCACGCTCATGATAAAGCGGGCGTCTTTTGCCAGCACAGATGCAGACTGCTGCACACCTTTCCTCGTGGAGCAGAACTACACAAAAACAAGCAGGGAGAATGTCAGCTGATTTCCAGGCATCTGAATCAAAGCCTGGCATTTAGAGAAGCCCGCAGTCACCACAAGCGTGGGCTTCTGGTCCGAGTACGTCTGGATGATGTTCGCCATCTTGTAGTTGAGGGACAGGTCGAATTTGAAGTCTGTCTGATTGGTGCCGCATGGGAAGCCAAGCACCAGCTTCCTGAGCTTCACCGGCCTGTAGCTCTCGTCTAGCTGCAGGCAGGAAGCTGGACCCAAGGCGTCCGAGAGCCATTCGGCGACCTGAGAGCACAGCTGGTGTTAGCACTAACTGAACATCAGAATATCACACCCAGACAATTTCCCCTTCCATCTGCTCTGCCATCCGAACAACGACTCACGTCAGCAATGTTCGGAATGGTAGCAGACACGGCCACAAATCTCATGGGAAGACGTGACTGGTGGTCGCCTCCATCGCGATAGGCATTCATCGTTTTCATTCGGCTGACAACAACCTCCAGAGTTGCTCCGCGAGTTGAGTCTTTCACCACATGGATCTGGAGATGGTTCATAAATATGTACCACATGCCAAACATACAGTGAAATATATACTTTGTTTGAagagaaaagatattaaaaatgGAGCAGGTCACTGCAGGGAAACTTCTGACCTCATCTATGAGAAACAACTTGACCAGTTGCACTGGGCTGCTAAGCCTCCACTTCCTTGTCATACTGTCCCACTTTTCCTTGAAGGTGAGAAGAAAGACAGAGATACAAGTCAAAGGGAACCAGGTGCACACAGTGGTCAATGTGCCCAGACCGGCAGTGTTTGTGTAGTCTAAACCCACACAGCACCAACGCGAAAGCCTGGCCTACCGGTGTGGTCATGATGACGTGGGCGTCCTGAACCTCAAAGAAGTCATCGATTTCTGTGTCACCGGTCAGTTCTTTGCAGTTGAGCCCGAGAGACCCAAATTTCTGCCTCCAATTTTCGTAACACTGGCTGCAAAGGGCTTTAATTGGTGCCACTGCAAGCATATAACACAGAACAAGAGCACGGTCAGGCTACTTCTTCAATCAGTGAGTCAATGAAGCAATTCAAGCTTTAACTCCAGGAAACATAAAGGCAGCTGGCAAAAGATTACCTCTctgaaaaaaacagctaaaatCACAGCACATCTCAGAGTGCAATAACAAAATCAAGTTTAAAAAGTGAGTCTTGTTTACCAAACCTGCACTCTGAAAAGTTCATCTTCACTGTGCCAGAAGCAGGGATGTTTGACCGCGAATGGAGCGCTAACCCAGAGGTTGTGTTCCAACGATCAAACGAGAGAAACACCCTTGTGGCCTTCCTTTAATAACTGTGAACGACCAATACTTACTGTACACAACTTTAACAGAGTGCCAGGGAGCAGGGACCTCCATCAGCAATCGAATAATTGCCAATTCAAAGAGCACTGTTTTTCCAGAGCCAGTGGGAGCACAGGCCACAAAATTTTTACTGGTGTAAAGGATCTGTAAAACAgatcattttattatatttgcATGTTATTCATCTGAATTAGAACCACTGAACTGAATTAATTTAACAGATAAAAAGCATGAGTATGGGAGAGATTCACCCACTTACATCATCCAGGGCTTTCGACTGCACATAATTAAAGTAAGGGAACTCTTTGAAGACGGATCTGAACTGTGCAGCTTTGCAAGTCATATCAAGGCTTTTGTGTTTTAACATTTTCCCTTTAGTGAAATAGGCTGTCcgagaaaaataaaattgcaattaTCTGGCTTAGTGATCCTTCTcgtttttaaattttatatacCTGTAAAGTGTTTTGGATgaaatacatatatcaacaaaatGAACACAATAAGAAACCAATTTTGCATACAATTCACATACAATTAGGCTATGCCTTAAAATCTCAATGGTATGCATCCTCCATTCTGACCAATGACAAACACGGGTCATTCAGTATGGTGGGGAATCCACCCTTCTGCTGGAGGTTTGATGTGCCATTGGGCACCTTCTCTTTGTTGATACAAGGCCCTTACTGCACTTTGAGGAAGCGGCATTACCCACAAAGGGATACGCTGCCCCAACACGTCACGTTTAATCTATCAGACAAATAATAGCCACCCCTTTAACAATGCATGAGCACACTGACACTGGCTGGCGGCATGCAGGGAGCCACCTGAGCACTCGAGAGCTTTATGTATGTTAACCTGAAGCACAGAGGGACAGATAACTACTCTGGGAAGCCGCCACTGAGGCTCATTGCGATCAGCGCAGGGGAATTAAGATGGCAGAAGGATACGGATTTCGGTGACGGAGCGGAGGACTCCCGGCCCAGATCCACCTGAAAAGAAGGAGTCGTTAATAAATCATCCCTCATCTAATGAGGTGCAGCTCTGTAGAATATATTAGCACTAATCTTCCACAGTACCTGATCTGGCATATTCAAGAAGGACTAAAGCGATGTATATTCTCTGTTGACCCTGCTCATGCCGATGCTGATTAATTTATATAAAACCCAAACATCAAAGCACATCTAAAACGATGTAACAATGTCCATATCATATTGACTAGCTGACATAAATGAATTTTCATGGTACAAATTGTATCTGATAACCAGCAGTTAAGCAGCCAGTGTCTGCCACCTGGTGGCCTCAACGGGGACTGTCGACCAGGCCATAATCTGTTTAAAG is a window from the Paramormyrops kingsleyae isolate MSU_618 chromosome 21, PKINGS_0.4, whole genome shotgun sequence genome containing:
- the hfm1 gene encoding probable ATP-dependent DNA helicase HFM1 isoform X5 produces the protein MLDSEDCTLSLESLFYERPVVLQAKCQEQITWQSEPLLLSSEIPETQHLKGTAESLSCGVKLPMTDHLGCLAGGSGPGVLRSVTEIPAQFRSVFKEFPYFNYVQSKALDDILYTSKNFVACAPTGSGKTVLFELAIIRLLMEVPAPWHSVKVVYMAPIKALCSQCYENWRQKFGSLGLNCKELTGDTEIDDFFEVQDAHVIMTTPEKWDSMTRKWRLSSPVQLVKLFLIDEIHVVKDSTRGATLEVVVSRMKTMNAYRDGGDHQSRLPMRFVAVSATIPNIADVAEWLSDALGPASCLQLDESYRPVKLRKLVLGFPCGTNQTDFKFDLSLNYKMANIIQTYSDQKPTLVFCSTRKGVQQSASVLAKDARFIMSVEQKQRLMKYANSLLDSKLKDLITHGVGFHHAGIDVSDRKIIEDVFTAGDLPVLFTTSTLAMGVNLPAHLVVIKSTVHYVGGSCEEYSEMDILQMIGRAGRPQFDTTATAVIMTRSQTKAKYLKLVSGSETIESSLHKHLVEHLNAEIVLHTISDVNVALDWIRSTFLYIRALKNPSYYGFTSSLDRVGIETRLQELCLKNINSLAEICLITMDEDINFKPTEAGRLMARYCIAFDTMKHFSSVCGTESLPELIKVISKGKEFNDVQLRMNEKRTLNTLNKDKHRITIRFPMEGKIKNREMKVNCLIQAHLGCIPTQEFGLTQDTGKIFRIGIRMTKCLSEYLSQHPRRKFTALLNSLILSKCFRARLWENSPFVSKQLEKIGLMLSTAMVNAGLTTFQKIEETNPRELELIVNRHPPFGNQIREAVIHLPKYEVGLEQISRYSFSTAEIVVTVHLKNYEQLKNKRTAPNHHFVTLIIGDCDNSVVFIQKITDFLLLKTGSWSRKIEVTRAPKGEELSVNLISSELVGFDIQQKYSVFYSGAKRFGAESTGSENMQVKAHAVQSKLQEALSSAQGAQKTVNQKTKDKGLKENVNPDSGRRQCNHFCKNKEQCGHDCCKVGVGGLLKRTTDRGSGISSYLRDLRNRTETLTDTPVKRLKMRMSEEAAVGIQHFAYCPKDTLAAASRYEGNYYNPHAQVEFVESVEDFGSSMEMWKGAAYSDNLSTSLGGTCPRTDEAGKNQSVSSTAEDVLVCERSDSGSEDLVLTHQSQMHCDFNIPEAGPTHDSDHFPSDILDVNFDLGIDDWGDFDDENLVQASEISESATQEKDHEGPGASFSPCNDQPESILQDDRLPGSSAAASCPMPSVCVPPLSPSPKPCDFQGLADEDTKSSTEMHGNNVSLLPKHGGFNLTAPCRKYDFFAKPSVPEKTTDKIGSRLLLSDPGPPFLLFRQMEEVETDRTCGEPGGLESQPAVERSRKGKISSEVKMDIEQLYEAVPQLTKVFHIIDKIGEGTFSSVYLAEAQMKTGVREKFALKHLIPTSHPLRIAAELQCLTVAGGKENVMGVTYCFRKDDHVVVVMPYMEHQAFVDVLGSLSFEEVRQYMFHLLKALAHVHHFGIIHRDIKPSNFLYDRLHRRYALVDFGLAQGTPDTQIELLKVVKLKSHQERPPGPPAERVAQSAAATPGPALQHPLVPAARRSLPLAQAKRSKDAVAQRSVFGERNLNSLNHCEGAVIKQLVKAPKTESVPARKLVVSKRRAMPGRAPVSGQRPRTSLGPGLTCDCYMTDRVCNVCLSRKQQVAPRAGTPGFRAPEVLTKCPNQGTAIDMWSAGVILLSLLSCRYPFFKASDDLVALAQIMTVRGSRETMQAARKFGKSVLCSRELPTQDLRLLCEKLRGTRPCGDTERDLGLPATPPRRCHLLPEDAGPTADRKGWDCVPDAAYDLLDKLLDLNPATRISASAALRHHLFEDLLEF